In Actinobacillus indolicus, a single genomic region encodes these proteins:
- the pyk gene encoding pyruvate kinase, translated as MSRKLRRTKIVCTMGPATDRGNTLEKIIAAGANMVRMNFSHGVPEDHIGRAEKVREIAKRLGKHVAILGDLQGPKIRVSTFKEGKIFLNIGDKFTLDAELPKGEGHQDAVGLDYKNLPNDVVPGDILLLDDGNVQLKVLSIDGAKVFTEVIVGGPLSNNKGINKLGGGLSAPALTDKDKEDIKLAAKIGVDYLAVSFPQSSADLNYARQLAKEAGLETKIVAKVERAETVATEEAMNDIILGADVIMVARGDLGVEIGDAALVGVQKKLIRRSRKLNRVVITATQMMESMIKKPMPTRAEVMDVANAVLDGTDAVMLSGETANGDYPVETVKSMAEVCLGAETMPSINVSRHRMEGKFESIDEATAMSAMYTANHLEGVSAIIALTNSGETAKLMSRISSGLPIYALSRNEQALNRCALYRGVTPVHYDQDSRTIEGAKKALALLKEQGYLVSGDLVLLTHGDELKEGGTNTCRILRVE; from the coding sequence ATGTCTCGTAAACTCAGAAGAACCAAAATCGTTTGTACAATGGGTCCAGCAACAGATCGTGGCAATACGCTTGAAAAAATCATTGCAGCAGGTGCAAATATGGTTCGTATGAACTTCTCACACGGTGTGCCAGAAGATCATATTGGTCGTGCAGAAAAAGTGCGTGAAATTGCAAAACGTTTAGGCAAACACGTTGCAATTTTAGGTGACTTACAAGGTCCTAAAATCCGTGTTTCGACCTTTAAAGAAGGCAAAATTTTCTTAAATATCGGTGATAAATTTACATTAGATGCAGAATTACCAAAAGGTGAAGGTCACCAAGATGCGGTTGGTTTAGACTATAAAAACCTTCCAAACGATGTAGTTCCAGGTGATATTCTTTTATTAGATGATGGTAACGTTCAATTAAAAGTGCTTTCTATTGATGGAGCGAAAGTATTTACTGAAGTTATCGTGGGCGGTCCATTATCAAACAACAAAGGTATCAACAAATTAGGCGGTGGTTTATCTGCACCAGCCTTAACAGACAAAGATAAAGAAGACATCAAATTAGCTGCAAAAATCGGTGTGGATTACCTAGCGGTATCTTTCCCACAATCAAGTGCAGATTTAAACTATGCTCGTCAATTAGCAAAAGAAGCGGGCTTAGAGACCAAAATCGTGGCTAAAGTAGAACGTGCTGAAACAGTAGCTACTGAAGAAGCAATGAACGACATCATTTTAGGTGCAGACGTTATCATGGTTGCACGTGGTGACTTAGGTGTTGAAATCGGTGATGCTGCATTAGTTGGCGTACAGAAAAAACTTATCCGTCGTTCACGCAAATTGAACCGTGTTGTAATTACTGCAACACAAATGATGGAATCAATGATCAAAAAACCAATGCCAACCCGTGCAGAAGTAATGGACGTAGCAAACGCAGTATTAGATGGTACTGACGCAGTAATGCTTTCAGGTGAAACAGCAAACGGTGACTACCCTGTTGAAACAGTAAAATCAATGGCAGAAGTATGTTTAGGTGCTGAAACAATGCCAAGCATCAATGTTTCACGCCACCGTATGGAAGGTAAATTCGAAAGCATTGATGAAGCAACAGCAATGTCTGCAATGTACACTGCAAACCACTTAGAAGGCGTTTCTGCAATTATTGCATTAACAAACTCTGGTGAAACAGCAAAATTAATGAGCCGTATCAGCTCTGGTTTACCAATCTACGCACTTTCTCGTAATGAGCAAGCATTAAATCGCTGTGCATTATACCGTGGTGTGACACCAGTTCACTATGACCAAGACAGTCGCACTATTGAAGGTGCGAAAAAAGCCCTTGCACTATTAAAAGAACAAGGCTACTTAGTATCAGGTGACTTAGTGCTTTTAACTCACGGTGATGAGTTAAAAGAAGGTGGTACAAATACTTGCCGTATCTTACGTGTAGAATAA